A single window of [Clostridium] hylemonae DSM 15053 DNA harbors:
- a CDS encoding zinc-dependent alcohol dehydrogenase family protein: MEMMKANVYDRPGHCEITEVPVPETAPHQVLIKVMSCGICKGADVALAGGGFLAEFPLLNGHEFAGYVCKVGSDVKTFKVGDRVTADNTVLCDDCYYCRKDEPLYCENFYSLGCNGPGGFAEYVVVNADKVFPISDNLSFNEAIFAEPTACAVHSMDRVQVQFGDDVLVYGCGPTGIILIQLLMHSNANRVVVCGPSQDKLDILKKYGCKETILMDRNDPGVHEAKLREIAPKGFDVLVDTTANVDVMESMIKFGKMGAKFMMFAMPHAGAKWAIDPEYWYLHEIQLIPTWAQTHCFGRALEYLESGKVQVKDLVTHEMPLDDYDKGIALAAKGGPGTLKVILHPNVEE; this comes from the coding sequence ATGGAAATGATGAAAGCAAATGTGTACGACAGGCCCGGCCACTGTGAGATCACGGAAGTGCCGGTTCCGGAGACAGCGCCTCACCAGGTGCTCATAAAAGTGATGTCCTGCGGAATATGCAAAGGCGCCGACGTGGCGCTGGCAGGCGGAGGATTTCTGGCAGAGTTCCCGCTGCTTAACGGACATGAATTTGCGGGATATGTATGCAAGGTAGGAAGTGACGTCAAGACGTTTAAGGTAGGAGACCGTGTGACGGCCGATAATACAGTGCTGTGCGATGACTGCTATTACTGCAGAAAAGACGAGCCGCTCTACTGTGAGAACTTCTACTCACTTGGATGCAACGGCCCGGGAGGCTTTGCGGAGTATGTCGTTGTCAATGCGGACAAAGTATTCCCGATCAGTGACAATCTGTCCTTTAATGAGGCGATATTTGCCGAGCCTACGGCATGTGCCGTTCATTCCATGGACCGTGTCCAGGTTCAGTTCGGGGATGACGTGCTCGTGTACGGATGCGGGCCTACAGGGATCATTCTGATCCAGCTGCTGATGCATTCCAATGCAAACCGGGTAGTAGTCTGCGGACCGAGCCAGGATAAGCTGGATATATTGAAAAAGTACGGATGCAAAGAAACGATCCTCATGGACAGAAACGACCCGGGCGTGCATGAGGCAAAGCTCAGGGAGATCGCTCCAAAGGGATTTGACGTGCTCGTAGATACGACGGCAAATGTAGATGTCATGGAGAGTATGATCAAGTTCGGCAAGATGGGAGCCAAGTTTATGATGTTCGCCATGCCGCATGCCGGTGCGAAATGGGCCATTGACCCGGAGTATTGGTATCTTCACGAGATACAGCTCATTCCGACGTGGGCGCAGACACACTGCTTTGGGCGGGCGCTGGAATATCTGGAGTCGGGCAAAGTGCAGGTGAAGGACCTTGTGACACACGAGATGCCGCTTGACGATTACGACAAAGGCATCGCGCTGGCCGCAAAAGGCGGGCCGGGGACATTGAAGGTGATCCTGCATCCAAACGTTGAGGAGTAA
- a CDS encoding transketolase family protein, giving the protein MGNVVSTREAYGRALCEFGADEKIMVFDADLTICTMSCYFAEKYPERFFNAGIAECNMAGMAAGAAASGKTAFCHTFAMFAAGRIYDQVRNSIAYPGLNVKVVGTHAGLSVGEDGATHQCIEDLSLMRTIPGMTVICPSDANETREAVKAMIGYNGPCYLRLGRSGVECVTDSADGYKFELGKGVQLKDGGDVTVIATGLMVQEALKAAALLKEEGIEARVIDLHTIKPIDKEIIVKAAKETGAIVTTEEHNIIGGLGAAVSEVIGETCPVPVVKHGVEDVFGHSGTAEALMVKYGLTPEKLAAKAKEAIALKNRK; this is encoded by the coding sequence ATGGGAAATGTAGTATCAACGAGAGAAGCTTATGGGAGAGCTCTGTGTGAATTCGGGGCTGACGAGAAGATAATGGTATTTGACGCAGACCTTACGATCTGTACGATGTCCTGCTATTTTGCCGAGAAGTATCCGGAACGTTTCTTTAACGCGGGCATCGCGGAGTGCAACATGGCCGGTATGGCTGCCGGCGCCGCGGCATCCGGAAAGACAGCGTTCTGCCATACATTTGCCATGTTTGCGGCGGGAAGGATCTATGACCAGGTAAGGAATTCTATCGCATACCCGGGGCTGAACGTTAAAGTTGTAGGTACACATGCAGGCTTGTCGGTTGGTGAGGACGGAGCGACACATCAGTGTATCGAGGATCTGAGTCTCATGCGCACGATCCCGGGGATGACAGTTATCTGCCCAAGTGATGCAAACGAGACGCGGGAAGCCGTAAAGGCAATGATAGGTTATAACGGACCGTGTTATCTGCGGCTCGGACGCTCCGGCGTGGAGTGTGTGACAGACAGTGCGGACGGCTATAAGTTTGAACTCGGAAAAGGGGTCCAGTTAAAAGACGGCGGTGACGTGACGGTCATTGCCACAGGCCTTATGGTGCAGGAAGCGCTGAAAGCGGCTGCGCTTCTGAAAGAGGAAGGGATAGAGGCGAGAGTCATTGACCTTCACACGATCAAGCCGATAGATAAAGAGATCATTGTAAAGGCTGCAAAAGAGACCGGCGCGATCGTGACGACAGAAGAGCACAATATCATCGGCGGGCTCGGCGCGGCGGTGTCGGAAGTCATAGGAGAAACGTGCCCGGTACCGGTCGTAAAACACGGTGTGGAAGACGTGTTCGGACATTCCGGAACTGCGGAGGCGCTCATGGTGAAATACGGCCTGACGCCGGAGAAGTTAGCTGCAAAAGCAAAAGAAGCAATTGCTCTGAAAAATAGAAAGTAG
- a CDS encoding transketolase — protein MEEKRVKELALTAAKIRRKALEAIEAAHSGHVGGSFSVADILAVLYFEKMHIEPSDPKNPDRDRFVLSKGHCTPTMYATLALRGYFPVDDLMTFRNVDSYLSGHVEMTKVPGVDMSAGSLGQGLSAAVGMALCGKVDKKDYRVFAALGDGEIQEGQVWEAAMAAGNYGLDNLTVFVDNNNLQIDGTVEEVMSPYPIEDKFRAFKWNVITIDGHDHGQIARAVDEAADVKGRPTVVVAKTVKGKGVSFMENNVKFHGSTPTEEQFSQAFSEIDAVIASLEV, from the coding sequence ATGGAAGAAAAGAGAGTGAAAGAACTGGCATTGACAGCGGCAAAGATAAGGAGAAAGGCGCTCGAGGCGATCGAGGCGGCCCACTCCGGACACGTAGGCGGTTCTTTTTCAGTGGCAGACATACTGGCAGTTTTATACTTTGAGAAGATGCATATTGAGCCATCAGACCCGAAGAATCCGGACCGTGACAGGTTCGTGTTATCCAAAGGACACTGTACGCCGACGATGTACGCGACGCTGGCGCTCAGAGGATATTTCCCGGTGGATGACCTTATGACATTTCGAAACGTAGACAGTTATCTCTCCGGCCATGTGGAGATGACGAAAGTTCCGGGCGTGGATATGTCGGCAGGCTCCCTCGGCCAGGGGTTATCTGCTGCTGTCGGCATGGCGCTTTGCGGCAAGGTGGACAAAAAAGATTACCGCGTATTTGCTGCGCTGGGCGACGGTGAGATCCAGGAAGGGCAAGTTTGGGAAGCTGCCATGGCGGCAGGAAATTACGGACTTGACAATCTGACTGTGTTTGTGGATAACAATAACCTGCAGATCGACGGTACGGTGGAAGAAGTAATGTCTCCTTACCCGATCGAGGATAAATTCCGGGCATTTAAGTGGAATGTGATCACCATTGACGGTCATGACCACGGGCAGATCGCGCGCGCGGTCGACGAGGCGGCGGATGTAAAAGGCAGGCCGACGGTGGTTGTCGCAAAGACAGTAAAAGGAAAAGGTGTGTCATTTATGGAAAACAATGTAAAATTCCACGGCAGCACCCCGACAGAAGAACAGTTCAGTCAGGCATTTAGTGAGATAGATGCAGTTATCGCATCACTGGAGGTGTAA
- a CDS encoding GolD/DthD family dehydrogenase, whose translation MDYRNFNEDFSLKGKTAIVTGAASGIGFEIARMYARKGANVVSFDLSEPAELPAYMEQHGAGYMAYAGNITETEAIEACVAQTVERFGSLDILVNCAGIGVVEGVLEHDEALWDKTLGINLTGTVRFMKAAAKVMKENGGGKIINMGSQAGVVALEGHLTYGCAKAAVIYATKQFAMEMAQYNINVNAISPTIILTPMGEENWNNERGEEFKKKIPAHRFGYPEEVAACAVFLASDAASLINGANLVIDGGFTIC comes from the coding sequence ATGGATTACAGAAATTTTAATGAAGACTTCAGCCTTAAAGGAAAGACAGCTATAGTCACCGGGGCTGCAAGCGGTATTGGTTTTGAGATCGCCAGAATGTATGCGAGAAAAGGCGCCAATGTGGTGAGCTTTGATCTAAGCGAACCGGCAGAGCTTCCGGCGTACATGGAACAGCACGGCGCCGGTTATATGGCATATGCCGGCAACATCACAGAGACAGAGGCGATCGAAGCGTGTGTGGCTCAGACAGTGGAAAGGTTCGGTTCGCTTGATATTCTTGTGAACTGTGCGGGGATCGGAGTTGTAGAAGGCGTGCTTGAGCACGACGAAGCGCTCTGGGATAAAACGCTTGGCATCAACCTGACGGGTACGGTGCGGTTTATGAAGGCTGCCGCGAAAGTGATGAAAGAAAACGGCGGCGGAAAAATCATCAATATGGGATCACAGGCAGGCGTCGTTGCGCTGGAAGGACATCTTACATACGGCTGCGCCAAGGCGGCGGTCATCTATGCCACAAAACAGTTTGCAATGGAAATGGCCCAATACAATATCAATGTCAACGCCATCTCGCCAACGATCATCCTCACTCCTATGGGCGAAGAAAACTGGAACAATGAGCGGGGAGAGGAATTCAAAAAGAAGATACCGGCCCACCGCTTCGGGTATCCCGAAGAAGTGGCGGCGTGCGCGGTATTCCTGGCAAGTGATGCGGCAAGTCTCATCAATGGGGCGAACCTGGTAATTGACGGTGGATTTACAATCTGCTAA
- a CDS encoding NAD(P)-dependent alcohol dehydrogenase, whose amino-acid sequence MKNRAAYMTDLDKMEIRDIEMPKAGAKEVLVELEYVGICGSDVHYFHDGRCGDYKVEGDFMLGHECAGTVVELGEGVENLKVGDKVALEPGITCGQCEFCKTGRYNLCPDVQFLATPPVQGCYENYIAFPENMCFKLPENISTKEGALVEPLSVGMHAANQGDVKLGDSVVILGAGCIGLVTLLACKAHGATDITVVDVIPKRLDYAMKLGATRVINGKEVNAVEEMDKLTGGAGVDKVFETAGSPVTIQQTPYMVKNGGTIVLVGISAQEKIEYNFAKIMAKEAKIESVFRYRNIYPQAIAAIADGMIDVSGIVTHEFDFDDIQEAFDCAINNKDEVVKAVIKIK is encoded by the coding sequence ATGAAAAACAGAGCGGCTTATATGACAGATTTGGACAAAATGGAGATTCGCGACATCGAGATGCCGAAGGCGGGCGCAAAAGAAGTGCTCGTTGAACTTGAGTATGTGGGGATCTGCGGGTCCGACGTACATTACTTCCATGACGGAAGGTGCGGAGATTACAAAGTAGAGGGCGACTTCATGCTCGGGCATGAGTGTGCCGGTACAGTAGTTGAACTGGGAGAAGGTGTTGAGAATCTTAAAGTAGGTGACAAGGTGGCGCTTGAACCGGGCATTACGTGCGGACAGTGTGAATTCTGTAAGACGGGACGCTACAATCTCTGCCCGGACGTACAGTTTCTGGCAACGCCTCCGGTACAGGGCTGCTATGAGAACTATATCGCATTTCCGGAAAACATGTGCTTCAAGCTTCCGGAAAACATCAGCACAAAAGAGGGCGCGCTCGTGGAACCGCTTTCAGTAGGAATGCATGCGGCCAACCAGGGAGACGTTAAACTCGGCGACTCTGTGGTGATCCTCGGTGCAGGATGCATCGGACTTGTGACGCTGCTTGCGTGCAAGGCCCACGGCGCAACGGATATCACAGTTGTGGACGTGATTCCAAAGCGTCTCGACTATGCGATGAAGCTCGGCGCAACCCGTGTCATTAACGGAAAAGAAGTGAATGCGGTGGAGGAAATGGATAAGCTCACAGGCGGCGCCGGAGTAGACAAAGTATTTGAGACGGCAGGTTCACCGGTCACGATCCAGCAGACGCCGTATATGGTAAAGAACGGCGGAACTATCGTTCTCGTAGGTATTTCCGCGCAGGAGAAGATAGAATATAACTTTGCCAAGATCATGGCGAAAGAGGCAAAGATCGAGTCTGTATTCCGGTACAGAAATATATATCCGCAGGCAATCGCTGCGATCGCGGACGGTATGATCGACGTGTCCGGCATTGTGACACATGAGTTTGACTTTGATGATATCCAGGAAGCGTTTGACTGTGCGATCAACAACAAAGACGAGGTTGTGAAAGCAGTGATCAAGATTAAATAA
- a CDS encoding sugar ABC transporter substrate-binding protein, producing MKKKVISVLLCAAMVATMAIGCSKSDSGSSDDKKDSGDKKDSYKVAYIARAQSDSFAAWLANELKAEFENYDDMTLEVFDGEANDEKENTMIENAISSGFDGIIIQANNGEAQLPYIQQVVDAGIPCITTNPRVECEGTGSIDADPYEQAKVNCELAVDQIPENAKVVVLLGPAGNFHSTERRNAWEKEFFEKRPDVEILAEDIANWNKDEAMSLMEDWVQAYGDIDAVVSMNDNMAAGAIEVVKDNDKFKDMLAYGVDGTAEACLLIKEGKMTSTGLQSAIDLAKMNAEAIHSVLTGDKKITDINDNVPAPLITSDNVDEYIQMYKDNGQIKE from the coding sequence ATGAAAAAGAAAGTTATAAGTGTATTACTCTGCGCGGCAATGGTTGCCACAATGGCGATCGGATGCAGCAAATCAGACTCAGGAAGTTCTGATGACAAGAAGGATTCAGGGGACAAAAAAGACAGCTATAAGGTTGCTTATATCGCAAGAGCTCAGTCCGATTCATTCGCGGCATGGCTTGCAAATGAGCTGAAGGCTGAATTTGAGAACTATGACGATATGACACTTGAAGTATTTGACGGCGAAGCAAACGACGAAAAAGAAAACACAATGATCGAGAACGCCATCTCCAGCGGATTTGACGGAATCATCATCCAGGCTAACAACGGCGAGGCCCAGCTTCCTTATATCCAGCAGGTAGTTGACGCAGGGATCCCATGTATCACAACAAACCCACGTGTTGAGTGTGAGGGAACAGGTTCCATCGACGCTGATCCATACGAGCAGGCCAAAGTAAACTGTGAACTCGCAGTTGACCAGATTCCTGAGAACGCAAAAGTTGTTGTTCTGTTAGGACCTGCAGGTAACTTCCACAGCACAGAGAGAAGAAACGCATGGGAGAAAGAATTCTTCGAGAAGAGACCAGACGTTGAGATCCTTGCAGAAGACATTGCAAACTGGAACAAAGACGAAGCTATGTCACTCATGGAAGACTGGGTACAGGCTTACGGCGACATCGACGCAGTTGTATCTATGAATGACAACATGGCGGCAGGCGCGATCGAAGTAGTAAAAGATAATGACAAATTTAAAGATATGCTGGCATACGGCGTTGACGGAACAGCAGAAGCTTGTCTGTTGATCAAAGAAGGCAAAATGACATCTACAGGTTTACAGTCAGCAATCGACCTGGCAAAAATGAACGCAGAGGCAATTCACTCTGTTCTGACAGGCGACAAGAAAATTACTGACATCAACGACAATGTTCCGGCACCATTGATCACAAGTGACAATGTTGACGAATATATCCAGATGTACAAAGACAACGGACAGATTAAAGAATAA
- a CDS encoding ABC transporter permease — protein MNKSKFKNSKFVEKYSIFIVLLAMFILCAVLNENFLSVNNLTNVARQLSVGTIIAYGEMLLVIAGLIDLSVGSVLALAGVLSIACYQSTGSLLLALLLAVVVGVLCNLVNAVLVTHFDVPAFIATLAMQTMARGAALLYTKGQNLLQLKDFTVFGQGSVGPIPMPIIFMVVITIITWYIMNHTRYGRSLYAIGGNEGAAIASGINVKKNKYITYIINGVFAGIAGVLFMSRVNAGLPNGAVGYEMEGLTATIVGGTSFSGGVGTTMGTLAGAFIIGFLNNIMNLTGVDSYVQQIVKGAIIAFAVVLDIRSKNKKTRKVILVADDAKKEEAK, from the coding sequence ATGAATAAAAGTAAATTCAAAAACAGTAAGTTTGTAGAAAAATATTCTATTTTTATTGTGTTGCTGGCAATGTTTATATTATGTGCGGTGCTGAATGAGAATTTCTTGTCCGTAAACAACCTGACAAACGTTGCCCGCCAGCTGTCGGTAGGAACGATCATAGCATACGGAGAAATGCTCCTCGTTATCGCGGGACTGATCGACTTGTCCGTAGGTTCCGTGCTGGCGCTTGCAGGCGTGCTGTCGATCGCCTGTTACCAGTCTACCGGTTCTCTTTTGCTGGCGCTTCTGCTGGCCGTTGTAGTCGGTGTTCTGTGTAACCTTGTGAACGCGGTGCTTGTAACACATTTTGATGTTCCGGCCTTCATTGCCACACTGGCGATGCAGACCATGGCGAGAGGCGCGGCGCTTCTCTATACAAAGGGACAGAACCTGCTTCAGCTGAAAGACTTTACCGTATTCGGACAGGGAAGCGTAGGGCCGATACCGATGCCTATTATATTCATGGTCGTGATCACGATCATCACCTGGTATATCATGAACCACACAAGATACGGACGTTCACTGTATGCCATCGGCGGCAACGAAGGAGCTGCCATCGCATCCGGTATCAATGTTAAGAAGAATAAGTACATCACATACATAATCAACGGTGTGTTTGCCGGAATCGCCGGCGTGCTGTTCATGAGCCGTGTAAATGCGGGTCTGCCAAACGGCGCGGTAGGATACGAGATGGAAGGTCTGACGGCTACGATCGTCGGCGGTACGAGTTTCTCAGGCGGTGTGGGAACGACGATGGGTACTCTTGCAGGTGCGTTTATCATCGGGTTCCTGAACAATATCATGAACCTGACCGGGGTGGATTCCTACGTACAGCAGATAGTCAAAGGCGCCATCATCGCGTTTGCGGTCGTACTGGACATCCGTTCCAAGAATAAGAAGACGAGAAAAGTTATCCTTGTGGCAGATGACGCCAAGAAAGAGGAAGCAAAATAA
- a CDS encoding sugar ABC transporter ATP-binding protein: MENIKMRVSGINKSFPGVKALDNIDFAVRKGTVHALCGENGAGKSTLMKIINGLYKPDSGQIFIDEKPVEIKNPIQAQSYGIAMIAQELNYVPEMSIEENLFLGRLPVNKIGKIDWRKVRKETLRFLEQEKLPYDPEQKLKTLTVSDIQMLEIIKAISNNADIVIMDEPTSAITNREVEVLFEKIAELKSRGVSIIYISHKMEEVFRIADDITVLRDGTVVETHPASELDLDTVIALMVGRKMENVYPKEEVPVGEPILEIKDLESRGVFKDINFYAKKGEIVGFAGLMGAGRTETMRAIFGLDPYDGGEIKVHGKPVHIKKVRDSINNKVVMLSEDRRRYGIVPIRSVMENASISSLDKFIYGGRSHPREEKKLVGEYFDKMNVKTPSLETAIQALSGGNQQKVLLAKWMLRDPDVLILDEPTRGIDVGAKFEIYRLMTELVKEGKTVIMVSSELPELIGMCDRIYVMNKGMITGCLNRDEFSQETIMRFATGTEKAEV; encoded by the coding sequence GTGGAGAATATTAAAATGCGTGTCAGCGGAATTAATAAGTCTTTCCCGGGAGTTAAAGCTTTGGACAACATCGATTTTGCAGTCAGGAAAGGGACAGTACATGCCCTTTGCGGCGAGAACGGCGCAGGAAAGTCGACTCTGATGAAAATCATCAACGGACTTTACAAGCCGGACTCAGGACAGATATTCATTGACGAGAAGCCGGTGGAGATCAAAAATCCTATCCAGGCACAAAGCTATGGGATCGCCATGATCGCCCAGGAGCTGAATTACGTTCCTGAGATGTCGATCGAAGAGAATCTGTTTCTCGGAAGGCTGCCGGTAAATAAGATCGGAAAAATAGACTGGAGAAAGGTCCGCAAGGAGACGCTGAGGTTCCTGGAGCAGGAGAAGCTGCCCTATGACCCGGAACAGAAGCTCAAGACGCTCACGGTATCTGACATTCAGATGCTTGAGATCATCAAGGCGATCTCGAATAACGCAGATATTGTTATCATGGATGAGCCGACATCGGCGATCACAAACAGAGAGGTAGAGGTACTGTTTGAGAAGATCGCGGAACTGAAGAGCCGCGGCGTAAGCATTATCTACATATCCCACAAGATGGAAGAAGTGTTCCGCATCGCGGACGATATCACGGTGCTGCGTGACGGTACGGTGGTGGAGACACATCCGGCTTCCGAGCTTGATCTGGATACGGTCATTGCCCTGATGGTAGGCCGGAAGATGGAAAATGTATACCCGAAGGAAGAAGTACCTGTCGGCGAGCCGATACTTGAGATCAAGGATCTGGAGAGCAGAGGGGTATTCAAAGATATCAACTTCTATGCAAAGAAGGGGGAGATCGTTGGATTCGCGGGACTCATGGGAGCGGGACGGACCGAGACCATGCGCGCGATCTTCGGCCTGGACCCGTACGACGGCGGAGAGATCAAGGTGCACGGCAAGCCGGTACATATCAAGAAAGTAAGAGACAGTATCAACAATAAAGTAGTCATGCTGTCAGAAGACAGAAGACGCTATGGAATCGTACCTATAAGAAGCGTTATGGAGAATGCGAGTATTTCCAGTCTTGACAAATTCATCTACGGAGGCAGAAGCCATCCAAGAGAAGAGAAAAAGCTCGTCGGGGAATATTTCGACAAGATGAACGTCAAGACACCTTCGTTAGAGACTGCCATACAGGCGCTTAGCGGCGGTAACCAGCAGAAAGTCCTTCTTGCAAAATGGATGCTCCGGGATCCGGATGTATTGATCCTTGATGAGCCGACAAGAGGTATCGATGTTGGCGCTAAGTTTGAGATATACAGACTGATGACTGAACTTGTCAAAGAAGGGAAGACGGTCATCATGGTTTCGTCAGAACTGCCTGAACTGATCGGAATGTGCGACAGAATCTATGTCATGAACAAAGGAATGATCACAGGATGCCTGAACAGAGACGAGTTCTCACAGGAAACTATTATGAGATTTGCGACAGGCACAGAAAAAGCGGAGGTATAG
- a CDS encoding 1-phosphofructokinase family hexose kinase: MIHTLTLNPAIDRILYLKELEKNVTNRVRKTTDTIGGKGTHVSINLKLLGQNNNAFGICHGENGRQVIQMLSGHGIDVRFNHYMEEGKETRTNYLLIEDSTDCTIVAESGVTLSERELDELLATMKEVIRPGDYLIFSGDASNSPDPSIYNKILHTFRERDLKFFLDTSGASLKECIQESPYMIKPNLDELSTLAGYDIPEDDASIIRAIDSLDKYGVEITAVSLGGDGSIVKTPEGVFRVHPPQVKVVNTIGCGDCYLAGFVYGLSQGYDMEETIRTATGVSAATAESQLSAGFDTSRATELKNQVTIEKIR, translated from the coding sequence ATGATTCACACCCTTACGCTGAACCCCGCCATTGACAGGATCCTCTACTTGAAAGAGCTGGAAAAGAATGTCACAAACAGAGTCAGGAAGACGACAGACACCATCGGCGGCAAAGGCACACACGTATCCATCAACCTGAAGCTTCTGGGGCAGAACAATAACGCATTCGGCATATGCCACGGCGAAAACGGCAGACAGGTCATCCAGATGCTCTCCGGTCACGGAATTGACGTCCGCTTCAACCATTATATGGAAGAAGGCAAGGAGACACGGACCAACTATCTGCTCATCGAGGACAGTACCGACTGCACCATCGTGGCAGAATCCGGCGTCACACTTTCGGAGAGGGAACTCGACGAACTTCTGGCGACTATGAAGGAAGTGATCCGGCCGGGAGATTACCTTATCTTCTCCGGGGACGCGTCCAATTCCCCCGATCCTTCCATATATAACAAGATCCTGCACACCTTCCGGGAACGGGATCTGAAGTTTTTCCTGGACACAAGCGGCGCTTCCTTAAAGGAATGCATTCAGGAGTCCCCTTATATGATCAAACCGAATCTGGATGAGCTCTCCACGCTGGCCGGCTACGACATCCCCGAAGATGACGCTTCCATCATCCGGGCCATCGATTCCCTTGACAAATACGGTGTGGAGATCACCGCCGTATCACTGGGCGGGGACGGCTCCATCGTCAAAACACCGGAAGGCGTATTCCGCGTGCATCCGCCACAGGTAAAGGTCGTAAACACGATCGGATGCGGCGACTGCTATCTGGCGGGCTTCGTATACGGCCTTTCCCAGGGATATGACATGGAAGAGACTATACGGACCGCGACAGGAGTCTCGGCGGCAACCGCAGAGTCACAGCTGTCTGCCGGCTTTGATACGAGCCGGGCCACGGAACTTAAAAACCAAGTAACAATTGAAAAAATCCGCTGA
- a CDS encoding class II aldolase/adducin family protein — translation MSNLSYYEMRQEMVTVARLMWERRLTNAAGGNFAVRVDDNRILMSPSLMSEEKHCDMKPEDFLLIDYDQNILEGEGRLSREGLMHVLILSNFKEIECTIHAHPFYCMPFVAQCKPIPNVTEATMGRGEVGCIEWTKAYSEELSRNVYQYFEDHRELAEKKPIGMIMPKHGVVVSGPSIYLAYSMLERIECDAFCTITKNLI, via the coding sequence ATGAGCAATTTATCTTATTATGAAATGAGACAGGAAATGGTAACCGTAGCACGATTGATGTGGGAGCGCAGACTTACGAACGCAGCCGGAGGCAACTTTGCCGTGCGTGTGGATGACAACCGCATTCTCATGTCCCCGTCGCTTATGTCGGAAGAAAAGCACTGTGATATGAAACCGGAAGATTTTCTTCTGATCGATTATGACCAGAACATACTCGAGGGAGAGGGAAGGCTTTCCCGCGAAGGACTGATGCACGTTCTCATTCTGAGCAACTTTAAGGAAATAGAATGCACGATACACGCCCATCCATTCTACTGTATGCCGTTCGTAGCCCAGTGCAAACCGATCCCGAATGTGACGGAAGCCACCATGGGGCGCGGTGAAGTCGGCTGCATCGAATGGACAAAAGCATACTCCGAAGAGCTGAGCAGAAATGTGTACCAGTATTTTGAAGATCACAGGGAACTGGCGGAAAAGAAACCGATCGGAATGATCATGCCAAAGCATGGCGTCGTTGTGTCAGGCCCGAGCATCTATCTCGCTTACAGTATGCTGGAGAGAATCGAATGCGACGCTTTCTGTACCATTACAAAGAACCTCATCTAA
- a CDS encoding DeoR/GlpR family DNA-binding transcription regulator — protein sequence MYSHERKAKIIDLLKAQSSVSVNILADMLHTSKETIRRDLKELESEGLLTRTHGGAITNGNSRSVGASAKYGDTVLNNEYPFALRHVRNIPEKKMIAQRAAAFIENRDTIFIDNSSTTLFLMDYIPREIHLTIITNSIKVLLEAAKLENPNLSLISLAGFYNCNNYSVYGTRTIKSAEDFFPNKSFISCTGVTLENRLTDISLNEVDTKKALMSKSKETYLLADHTKFEINGPFYLSDFDAIDYIVTDKYDYTPQTGNNIRTITSKNNIKIITS from the coding sequence ATGTACAGCCATGAAAGGAAAGCCAAAATCATAGACCTGCTGAAAGCCCAGTCTTCCGTCAGCGTCAATATACTGGCCGATATGCTCCACACGTCCAAGGAGACCATACGGCGGGATCTGAAAGAACTGGAGAGCGAGGGCCTTCTGACGAGAACCCACGGCGGGGCCATAACAAACGGCAATTCCCGCTCGGTCGGGGCGTCGGCAAAGTACGGCGACACGGTACTCAACAACGAGTATCCCTTTGCGCTCCGGCATGTGAGGAATATACCGGAGAAAAAGATGATCGCCCAGAGGGCGGCCGCCTTTATCGAGAACCGGGACACGATCTTTATAGACAACAGTTCCACCACCTTATTTCTCATGGACTATATTCCGAGGGAAATACATCTGACGATCATCACAAACTCGATCAAGGTGCTGCTGGAGGCCGCCAAGCTTGAAAATCCCAATCTGTCACTCATATCGCTGGCAGGGTTCTACAACTGTAATAATTATTCGGTCTACGGCACAAGGACGATCAAAAGCGCGGAAGATTTCTTCCCGAACAAGTCCTTTATTTCCTGTACAGGCGTAACGCTTGAAAACCGGCTTACAGATATCAGCCTCAACGAGGTAGATACGAAAAAAGCGTTAATGTCGAAGTCAAAAGAGACGTACCTGCTGGCCGACCACACAAAGTTTGAGATCAACGGGCCGTTCTATCTGTCTGACTTCGATGCGATCGACTATATCGTAACGGATAAATATGACTATACACCTCAGACCGGCAATAACATACGGACGATCACTTCCAAGAATAATATAAAGATCATCACAAGCTGA